In Lotus japonicus ecotype B-129 chromosome 5, LjGifu_v1.2, one genomic interval encodes:
- the LOC130717685 gene encoding 3-isopropylmalate dehydratase large subunit, chloroplastic-like, translating into MAFTCSPFITCKKDLCFFSFHDHSASFIITDEKCKKTTSKKIVSVVSPHKNKRNPSSAAGSRKTPMTVTEKILAGASEKSEVKAGENAWVNVDVLMINDITCPGVSATFKKEFGNTAKVWDREKIVVIPDHYIFTNDERAHRNVDTARDFCTEQDIKYFYDIQDRTNFRANPDYKGVCHIALAQEGHCRPGEVLLGTDSHTTSAGAFGQFATGVGNTDAAFILGTGKILLKVPPTLRFVLDGEMPNYLLAKDLILDIIGEISMSGATYKTMEFVGTTIESLSMEERMTLCNMVVEAGGKNGIVAADQKTYQYLEDKTSAPFEPVYSDEKARFLAQYRFDVSKMEPLVAKPHSPDNRALARECSNVKIDRVYIGSCTGGKTEDFMAAAKVFLASGKTVKVPTFLVPATQKVWMDLYTLEVPGSGGKTCSQIFEEAGCDTPASPSCAACMGGPKDTYGRLNEPKVCVSTTNRNFPGRMGHKEGQVYLASPYTAAASALTGFVTDPRKFF; encoded by the exons ATGGCTTTCACCTGTTCACCTTTCATCACTTGCAAG AAAGATTTGTGTTTCTTTAGTTTTCATGATCATTCAGCATCCTTTATTATCACTGATGAGAAATGCAAGAAAACAACATCAAAGAAGATCGTTTCTGTTGTGTCACCCCATAAGAACAAACGCAACCCTTCTTCTGCAGCTGGCTCA AGAAAGACTCCAATGACTGTGACAGAGAAGATACTGGCTGGAGCTTCAGAGAAAAGTGAGGTGAAGGCAGGGGAAAACGCGTGGGTAAATGTTGATGTTTTGATGATCAATGATATCACTTGCCCTGGTGTGTCTGCTACCTTCAAGAAAGAGTTCGGCAACACTGCTAAG GTTTGGGACCGTGAAAAGATTGTTGTTATCCCTGATCATTACATATTCACAAATGACGAACGTGCACACCGCAATGTGGATACTGCAAGAGACTTTTGCACAGAGCAAGATATTAAGTACTTCTATGATATTCAAGATCGCACTAATTTCAGG GCTAACCCTGATTATAAAGGTGTTTGTCACATTGCTCTAGCACAGGAAGGTCATTGCAGACCTGGAGAG GTCTTGCTTGGAACTGATTCTCACACAACATCAGCCGGAGCATTTGGTCAATTTGCTACTGGAGTTGGGAACACTGATGCTGCTTTTATATTAGGGACAGGGAAGATCTTACTCAAG GTGCCTCCGACATTGAGATTTGTACTGGATGGTGAAATGCCTAACTATTTGCTTGCGAAGGATCTAATTTTGGAT ATCATTGGTGAAATTTCAATGTCTGGTGCAACATATAAAACTATGGAGTTTGTTGGGACCACTATTGAAAGCTTAAGT ATGGAAGAGAGGATGACACTGTGCAACATGGTTGTAGAAGCTGGAGGGAAAAATGGTATTGTTGCTGCTGATCAGAAAACATACCAATACCTTGAG GATAAGACATCTGCACCATTTGAACCAGTTTATAGTGATGAGAAAGCAAG ATTTCTAGCCCAGTATAGATTTGATGTATCAAAGATGGAACCATTGGTGGCAAAG CCACATTCCCCTGATAATCGCGCTTTGGCAAGAGAGTGCAGCAATGTGAAAATTGACAGAGTATATATTGGATCATGCACTGGTGGAAAGACTGAAGATTTTATGGCTGCAGCTAAAGTTTTCTTAGCTAGT GGAAAAACTGTCAAAGTGCCTACTTTTCTTGTTCCTGCAACACAGAAG GTTTGGATGGACTTATACACGCTTGAGGTACCTGGCTCAGGTGGCAAAACTTGTTCACAGATATTTGAGGAAGCTGGGTGCGATACACCTGCAAGTCCTAGTTGTGCAGCATGTATGGGTGGCCCAAAAGACACATATGGACGCTTGAATGAACCCAAG GTTTGCGTCTCAACAACAAATAGAAATTTCCCGGGTCGAATGGGGCACAAGGAAGGTCAGGTATATCTTGCTTCCCCATATACTGCAGCAGCATCTGCATTAACTGGTTTCGTGACAGACCCCAGGAAATTCTTCTAG
- the LOC130717684 gene encoding uncharacterized protein LOC130717684 codes for MSQIHAPFQLLELNVISAQDLAPVGRNMRTYAVSWVHPDRKLSTRVDTQGHTHPTWNDKFVFRVDEEFLYSDTSAIMIEIYALHWFKDIHVGTVRVLVGNLIPPPERPFHNDRAPLGMRFVALQVRRLSGRPQGILNIGVAVLDSSMRSMPLYTLNASAVGYRHLMGEKDAYDSHNHLSPHVFNNNSKPELRRTKSDTSSVMVSEAATRRQRNMINMGKPNSDISCSEISVKSDNSKKKKGQRKKKKKTSSSKPSSVLSGVSGKSEKTSSVLSDPVLPWKIKNGKPTSADPSDVHVEPPPPPPFEEPRNDDGEVDNHGDGEGSTVNTVSETGTYETHNDDISHEQQHHLPVTAMAYEEVKASPKHQFRNSPAQFQRSPAPANFKNSPAPAYYKSSPAPAYLKSSPAPENFRNSPAPTHFRNSPAPEHFRNSPAPEQFRNTPKPQFRNSPLPQFVNSPKPQFANSPKQQFRNSPAVATQFRNSPTVSKFNPAVGFGGSHRGTPLHTFGKVNRGFEYATPMRSNLGNIRPVVMTESELGPSPSEVAAVMARRPRIEEGEISTVGGWSLDESVEGLQSKLERWRTELPPVIDRGEFSSYPTTSTKTSRHTRRHTDGGAGTGTGTGGNGLFSCFSTICGVECSIVCGGDPKGKKKNSRRRSSPSTAVSSSL; via the coding sequence ATGTCTCAAATCCATGCACCGTTCCAGCTATTGGAACTCAATGTGATTTCTGCACAGGACCTGGCTCCGGTTGGCCGCAACATGCGAACCTACGCGGTGTCGTGGGTTCACCCGGACCGGAAACTCTCCACCCGCGTCGACACGCAAGGCCACACGCACCCCACATGGAACGACAAGTTTGTTTTCCGCGTCGATGAGGAGTTTCTCTATTCCGACACGTCAGCCATCATGATTGAGATCTACGCGCTGCATTGGTTCAAGGACATTCACGTCGGGACGGTCCGTGTCCTCGTGGGGAACCTCATCCCTCCGCCAGAGCGGCCGTTTCACAACGACCGCGCCCCGCTTGGGATGAGGTTCGTTGCACTACAAGTGCGACGTCTCTCTGGGAGGCCCCAGGGGATTCTCAACATCGGCGTGGCTGTCCTTGACAGCTCTATGAGGAGCATGCCGCTCTACACGCTCAACGCCTCCGCCGTTGGGTACCGTCATCTCATGGGGGAGAAGGATGCCTACGACAGCCATAACCACCTCAGCCCGCATGTTTTCAACAACAATTCCaaaccggagctccggcgaacCAAGAGTGATACCAGCTCCGTCATGGTTTCGGAAGCTGCCACGCGACGCCAGAGGAATATGATCAATATGGGGAAGCCGAATTCTGACATTTCCTGTTCAGAAATCAGCGTGAAAAGCGATAAtagcaagaagaagaaggggcaaaggaagaagaagaagaaaacgtcGTCGTCTAAGCCAAGCTCCGTTCTCAGCGGTGTCTCCGGGAAAAGCGAGAAAACAAGCTCTGTTCTCAGCGACCCTGTTTTGCCGTGGAAGATTAAGAATGGGAAACCAACCAGCGCTGACCCTTCTGATGTGCACGTGGaaccgccaccgccgccaccgtttGAAGAACCAAGAAACGACGACGGCGAGGTTGATAACCACGGCGATGGTGAAGGTTCAACCGTCAACACCGTCTCTGAAACTGGCACATACGAAACACACAATGACGATATCAGCCATGAACAGCAGCACCACCTTCCTGTCACCGCCATGGCTTATGAAGAAGTTAAGGCATCGCCgaaacatcaattcagaaactcTCCGGCGCAGTTTCAGAGATCTCCGGCGCCGGCGAATTTTAAGAATTCTCCGGCTCCGGCGTATTATAAAAGCTCACCTGCACCGGCGTATTTGAAGAGCTCTCCGGCACCGGAGAATTTCAGGAACTCGCCTGCTCCGACGCATTTCAGGAACTCTCCAGCACCAGAGCATTTCAGAAACTCTCCGGCGCCGGAGCAGTTTAGGAATACGCCGAAGCCGCAGTTTAGAAACTCGCCGTTGCCGCAGTTTGTGAACTCTCCGAAGCCGCAGTTTGCGAATTCTCCGAAACAGCAGTTCAGAAACTCGCCGGCGGTGGCAACGCAGTTTCGGAACTCTCCGACGGTGTCGAAGTTCAACCCGGCGGTGGGGTTCGGGGGTTCACACAGGGGGACGCCGCTGCACACGTTCGGGAAGGTGAACCGCGGGTTTGAGTACGCAACGCCGATGAGGTCGAACCTGGGGAACATAAGGCCGGTGGTGATGACGGAATCAGAGCTGGGCCCGTCGCCGTCAGAGGTGGCGGCGGTGATGGCGAGGAGGCCGCGGATTGAGGAGGGAGAAATCTCCACGGTGGGAGGGTGGAGCCTGGATGAAAGCGTGGAAGGGCTGCAGTCGAAGCTGGAGAGGTGGCGGACAGAGCTGCCGCCGGTGATAGACCGCGGTGAATTCTCGAGCTATCCAACGACGAGCACCAAGACCAGCCGCCACACGCGGAGGCACACAGATGGTGGTGCTGGTACTGGTACTGGTACTGGTGGGAATGGCTTGTTTTCTTGCTTTAGCACTATCTGTGGAGTTGAGTGCTCCATCGTTTGTGGTGGTGATCCTAAGGGCAAAAAGAAGAACAGCCGCCGCCGCAGCAGTCCCTCTACTGCTGTCAGTTCCAGCCTCTGA